The following are from one region of the Rhodopirellula sp. P2 genome:
- a CDS encoding DUF1552 domain-containing protein: MTLNLNGLDRRRFLRGTGVALALPLFESVAMSAVRASEETKDPKRLACFYFPDGVPMPLPEDPAYQDWSWFPHGAGDDFTFTKALSPLESLRDEISILSGFSHPQSRSVHGHSNADQFLTAADTGSNGPYKNNISLDQIYAEYVGNQTRYSSLVMSTDGGTGTPRGTHTLSFNRNGRAIPAENRPKRIFDMLFVKSDEDAARRLALSQSALDDLLADAQSLRKTLSSRDQSSLDEYLDSVREAEIKVEKAKHWLNTPLPTVNADHLNLNLTPDEPREYLQTMFEMIYLAFKTDSTRVATYQIGRENGVGISDHLARAVGFSLAHQLSHETKNPGGWKNFAVYCQFLNEEFGRFVGKLKATDEPAGRGSMLDNTLLLFGSASSAFHLSRNYPLILAGGKNMGFKHGKYINKAGSNPQGGAWDGGREPWQQEIAHEDRPLSNLFVTMLQQLDVPAESFADSDGKVTELI, encoded by the coding sequence ATGACTTTGAATCTGAATGGCCTCGACCGTCGCCGTTTTCTTCGCGGCACCGGTGTCGCTCTGGCACTGCCACTGTTCGAATCCGTCGCGATGTCCGCCGTGCGAGCTTCCGAAGAAACCAAGGATCCCAAGCGACTGGCATGCTTCTATTTCCCCGATGGTGTGCCGATGCCATTGCCGGAAGACCCCGCCTACCAAGACTGGTCGTGGTTCCCGCATGGTGCCGGAGACGACTTCACGTTCACCAAGGCCTTGTCACCCCTGGAATCGTTGCGGGATGAGATCAGCATCTTGTCTGGTTTCTCGCACCCCCAATCACGCAGCGTCCACGGGCACTCCAACGCGGACCAGTTTCTGACGGCCGCCGACACCGGATCCAATGGCCCCTACAAGAACAACATTTCGCTGGATCAGATTTACGCGGAATACGTCGGCAACCAAACCCGGTACTCCTCGCTCGTGATGTCAACCGATGGTGGCACCGGAACACCGCGAGGCACACACACTCTTTCGTTCAATCGAAATGGTCGCGCCATCCCGGCGGAGAACCGTCCCAAACGCATCTTCGACATGCTCTTCGTCAAAAGCGACGAAGATGCGGCACGCCGCTTGGCACTCAGCCAAAGTGCATTGGATGACCTGCTGGCCGATGCCCAATCGCTTCGCAAGACGCTTTCGTCACGCGATCAATCCAGCCTGGATGAATACCTCGACTCCGTTCGCGAAGCCGAGATCAAGGTTGAAAAAGCAAAGCATTGGCTCAACACGCCCCTGCCAACGGTCAACGCGGATCACTTGAACCTCAACCTCACACCGGACGAACCGCGTGAGTACTTGCAGACGATGTTCGAGATGATCTACCTGGCGTTTAAAACGGACTCGACCCGTGTCGCCACCTACCAAATCGGTCGCGAAAACGGCGTGGGAATCAGCGATCACTTGGCGCGCGCTGTCGGCTTCAGCCTGGCTCACCAACTCTCTCACGAAACCAAGAACCCAGGTGGCTGGAAGAACTTTGCGGTTTACTGCCAGTTCCTCAACGAAGAATTTGGACGCTTCGTCGGCAAGCTCAAAGCGACCGACGAACCCGCCGGACGTGGGTCGATGCTCGACAACACGCTGCTGTTGTTCGGCTCCGCATCGAGCGCCTTCCACCTGTCTCGCAACTACCCGTTGATCTTGGCAGGCGGCAAGAACATGGGATTCAAGCACGGGAAGTACATCAACAAAGCTGGCTCCAATCCGCAGGGCGGTGCCTGGGACGGTGGCCGCGAACCGTGGCAACAAGAGATCGCTCACGAAGACCGGCCCCTTTCCAACCTGTTTGTCACCATGCTTCAGCAACTCGATGTTCCCGCGGAATCGTTCGCTGACAGCGACGGGAAAGTCACGGAACTGATCTGA
- a CDS encoding Y-family DNA polymerase, giving the protein MAANCQHAAALGVRLGMPIAQAVDITTTLADQHNSSRSVANQSVPPIPAAIIDEHDRVADRRALHSLATELQSHLCPQIALETLDRFKWAGRFRHDPEALVAEIEGVTHLFGDEPGLLAAAATILKRRHLKARLAIASTLGAAWALATHAPSQTRTKDPTKNDFDFFLAPAERTREALQTLPPSALRLNPTEVETLQRLGIETIGSLLQLPRNGLATRIGHGLCHRIAQALGEVEESILAIDIPTEHTAALELEYPTDAVDLIRDRIIRLIESATASLRPLGRGVLRLRCQVDFTESPPVTLESGLFSPTLDLDHLSNLMIGAFESHACQSKVTHLRLDVLQDAILASTQPSIFGPAFENDTQTDWTRQTDIARLIDSLSGRLGEDSVRGVRINRDPLPEDTVSDFPMTQSRGRKLATPPRRRRSKAKSSATAEDHDESQLRSGDATRKGAPTTHDAGRRPLQLHPSPQRLTPLGDDQEPLGENQFPPRFRYRGRVWKVHQHWGPERIETRWWQGPMVRRDYFRVELEDGARWWVFRDLNHPANWQLHGSFD; this is encoded by the coding sequence GTGGCGGCGAACTGCCAACACGCCGCGGCCCTGGGCGTGCGACTGGGCATGCCGATCGCGCAAGCCGTTGACATCACGACCACGCTGGCCGATCAACACAACTCCAGCCGAAGCGTCGCGAACCAAAGCGTCCCGCCAATCCCCGCCGCGATCATCGATGAACATGATCGCGTGGCGGATCGCCGCGCGTTGCATTCGCTGGCCACGGAACTGCAAAGCCACCTGTGCCCGCAGATCGCCCTGGAAACGCTCGACCGATTCAAATGGGCAGGACGCTTTCGACATGACCCCGAGGCGCTCGTCGCTGAAATCGAGGGGGTCACTCATTTGTTCGGCGATGAACCAGGCTTGCTCGCCGCCGCGGCCACCATTCTCAAACGCCGTCATTTGAAAGCTCGCTTGGCAATCGCCAGCACACTCGGCGCGGCTTGGGCCTTGGCCACTCACGCGCCCTCTCAAACGCGAACCAAAGATCCCACCAAGAACGATTTCGATTTCTTCTTGGCTCCTGCTGAGCGCACCCGCGAAGCCCTGCAAACGCTGCCGCCATCCGCCTTGCGTTTGAATCCCACCGAGGTGGAAACCTTGCAACGATTGGGAATCGAAACCATCGGCTCGCTGCTGCAATTGCCACGCAACGGATTGGCCACTCGCATCGGCCACGGCTTGTGCCACCGCATCGCCCAAGCACTCGGGGAAGTCGAAGAATCGATTCTCGCGATCGACATCCCGACCGAACACACCGCCGCCTTGGAACTGGAATACCCAACCGATGCCGTCGACCTGATTCGCGATCGCATCATTCGCTTGATCGAATCCGCCACCGCATCCTTGCGTCCACTGGGAAGAGGCGTGCTGCGTTTGCGATGCCAAGTCGACTTCACCGAGTCGCCCCCGGTGACACTGGAATCCGGATTGTTCTCACCGACGCTGGACCTGGATCACCTCAGCAATCTGATGATCGGTGCGTTTGAATCCCACGCCTGCCAATCCAAGGTCACACACCTTCGGTTGGACGTGTTGCAAGACGCGATCTTGGCCAGCACTCAACCGTCCATTTTCGGGCCCGCCTTCGAAAATGACACTCAAACCGATTGGACACGTCAAACCGACATCGCTCGTTTGATCGATTCTCTGAGCGGTCGCTTGGGCGAAGATTCCGTGCGAGGTGTTCGAATCAATCGCGATCCGCTTCCCGAAGACACCGTGTCGGACTTTCCGATGACGCAATCCCGCGGTCGCAAACTTGCCACCCCACCGAGGCGACGCCGATCCAAAGCCAAATCATCGGCCACGGCAGAAGACCATGACGAGTCTCAGCTTCGCTCGGGGGACGCGACTCGCAAGGGGGCCCCAACGACCCATGATGCGGGCCGGCGGCCACTTCAACTGCATCCCTCACCTCAGCGTCTCACTCCTTTAGGCGATGACCAAGAGCCCCTGGGCGAAAATCAGTTCCCCCCCCGGTTTCGATATCGCGGTCGCGTGTGGAAAGTCCATCAGCATTGGGGCCCCGAACGAATCGAAACTCGATGGTGGCAGGGCCCGATGGTTCGCCGTGATTACTTCCGAGTGGAACTGGAAGATGGTGCGCGTTGGTGGGTATTTCGCGACCTCAATCATCCTGCCAATTGGCAACTTCATGGAAGCTTCGATTGA
- a CDS encoding AAA family ATPase: MTPPAETLSASSEFKSNLPDELQLPWRHLQEVSTRLRQVIRGKEDVIEALLIALLAEGSVLLEDVPGVGKTTLAKSVSRLIDLEYQRIQCTPDLLPADILGGPIYLQSKGEFEFRPGPVFCNLLVADEVNRASPRTQSALLEAMAESQVTIDGERYDLKHPFMVIATQNPAGFEGTFPLPESQLDRFLFRLTMDYPDMESEIDLLLDQSEAEPVAGLKPVMHADELTLLQTWVRQIRTDRKVAAYVVALATATRQDSRLRVGCSPRGSKMLMRASQARAVLMGRDFVLPDDVQQLATAVLAHRVSTRHGTATSNESRQIVASIVDQVPVPV; this comes from the coding sequence GTGACGCCTCCAGCAGAAACGTTGTCGGCCTCCTCTGAATTCAAGTCCAATTTGCCGGATGAGCTGCAGTTACCCTGGCGGCACTTGCAAGAGGTTTCGACCCGGTTGCGTCAGGTGATTCGCGGGAAAGAGGATGTGATCGAAGCGTTGTTGATCGCGCTGTTGGCGGAAGGCTCCGTGTTGCTGGAAGATGTTCCTGGCGTGGGCAAGACAACGCTCGCGAAATCGGTTTCGCGATTGATTGATTTGGAATACCAACGGATTCAGTGCACGCCTGACTTGTTGCCAGCGGACATTTTGGGCGGACCGATTTACTTGCAATCCAAGGGTGAGTTTGAGTTTCGCCCGGGGCCCGTGTTCTGCAATCTGTTGGTGGCCGATGAGGTCAACCGAGCGTCCCCACGAACGCAGAGTGCGCTGTTGGAAGCGATGGCGGAATCGCAGGTCACGATCGATGGCGAACGCTATGACTTGAAGCACCCGTTCATGGTGATTGCGACCCAGAACCCGGCGGGATTTGAAGGCACCTTCCCGCTGCCGGAATCGCAGCTTGACCGGTTTCTGTTTCGGCTGACGATGGATTATCCCGACATGGAAAGTGAAATCGATTTGCTGTTGGATCAATCCGAAGCGGAACCCGTGGCCGGATTGAAGCCGGTCATGCACGCCGACGAATTGACATTGCTTCAAACTTGGGTCCGCCAAATTCGAACCGACCGCAAGGTGGCTGCTTACGTTGTCGCTTTGGCCACGGCCACCCGACAAGATTCTCGGTTGCGGGTGGGGTGCAGTCCGCGGGGCAGCAAAATGCTGATGCGTGCCTCCCAGGCGCGCGCCGTGTTGATGGGCCGAGACTTTGTCTTGCCCGATGACGTTCAGCAATTGGCAACCGCCGTCTTGGCACACCGGGTGAGCACACGCCACGGAACCGCGACATCCAATGAGAGTCGCCAAATCGTTGCGTCGATCGTGGACCAGGTTCCCGTCCCAGTTTGA
- a CDS encoding cytidine deaminase encodes MTDVHSQTSEIDPPSDEDVQRLVQAAISARDHAYAPHSHFYVGAALLTHDGRVVEGCNVENASYSLTQCAERTAVCTAVAGGYRMFHAVAIASVGGAMPCGACRQVLAEFGSDLFVYTIDVIDGEQQMRRLSDLLPDAFSTSNIPKR; translated from the coding sequence ATGACCGATGTTCACAGCCAAACGTCCGAGATCGATCCACCCAGTGACGAAGATGTCCAGCGTTTAGTTCAGGCGGCCATCTCGGCTCGCGATCATGCGTACGCGCCGCACAGTCACTTCTACGTGGGGGCGGCTTTGTTGACCCACGACGGACGTGTGGTCGAAGGCTGCAACGTTGAAAACGCCAGCTACTCGTTGACGCAATGTGCGGAACGAACGGCGGTCTGCACCGCCGTGGCAGGCGGTTATCGAATGTTCCATGCCGTGGCAATCGCCAGCGTCGGCGGTGCGATGCCCTGTGGTGCTTGCCGGCAAGTGCTGGCCGAATTTGGATCGGATCTGTTCGTTTACACGATCGATGTGATCGATGGCGAGCAGCAAATGCGTCGACTATCGGACTTGCTGCCCGACGCCTTTTCGACGTCCAACATTCCGAAGCGGTGA
- a CDS encoding GNAT family N-acetyltransferase: protein MEFLEIEWCTPLYQEALDLRHSVLREPLGLKLTAEELDGEYAELHFGLRNGSEKLAAVVSAKPLTSSSVKLRQMAVAPDRQGEGIGAKLLAEVEASLEQRGYTQFQLHARETAIGFYEKLGYTPIGETFTEISLPHRKMVKPYDDV from the coding sequence TTGGAATTCCTTGAAATCGAATGGTGCACTCCGTTGTACCAGGAGGCACTGGATCTCAGGCATTCCGTGCTGCGCGAACCGCTGGGGCTGAAGCTGACGGCGGAGGAATTGGACGGTGAATACGCCGAACTGCACTTTGGATTGCGGAATGGTTCCGAAAAATTGGCGGCGGTGGTCTCGGCCAAGCCCTTGACGTCCAGTTCGGTCAAATTGCGGCAGATGGCGGTTGCTCCAGACCGGCAAGGCGAAGGCATTGGCGCCAAGTTGTTGGCCGAAGTCGAGGCCTCCCTGGAGCAGCGGGGATACACCCAATTCCAATTGCATGCCCGAGAGACAGCGATCGGTTTCTATGAAAAATTGGGCTACACCCCGATTGGAGAAACCTTCACCGAAATTTCTTTGCCGCATCGCAAGATGGTGAAGCCTTATGATGATGTCTGA
- a CDS encoding LapA family protein has product MLQKIRWFLSLLAVLVVVIVAFQNQDSVPLTILFFSGEYPLTLLLLGCSGVSFVLGCLMTAWRIRSRHKAQAARTQSARESGAKQQEAPAKKASSTKENGGADNQTAEASIGLDQEAT; this is encoded by the coding sequence ATGCTCCAGAAAATCCGCTGGTTTTTGTCGTTGCTGGCCGTCTTGGTCGTCGTCATCGTGGCGTTTCAAAACCAAGACTCGGTGCCGCTCACGATTCTGTTTTTCAGTGGTGAATACCCACTGACGTTGCTGCTGCTGGGCTGTTCCGGTGTCAGCTTTGTGCTGGGATGTTTGATGACGGCATGGAGAATTCGCAGTCGTCACAAGGCTCAGGCCGCCCGAACTCAGTCAGCCCGGGAGTCGGGAGCCAAGCAACAGGAGGCTCCCGCCAAGAAAGCGTCTTCCACGAAGGAAAATGGGGGCGCAGACAACCAAACAGCCGAAGCTTCCATCGGCTTGGATCAGGAAGCGACCTGA
- a CDS encoding DUF1592 domain-containing protein produces MFAHPFRANARALFALLCWACFSGICLRAEERSPAPSRSLEEIKQHGASHSKYREPSTRPTETLAPQADLQTFRDVIVPILEESCLDCHGPGNVEGNIQIDTLDPNLLEGDDVDWWVEVLAVLNNGEMPPPDELEMDDEDRRTVVEWLSGEIQVASTFRRATSGHSSFRRLTRYETNHALQDLLGLPYEFAKDLPPEAHSDDGFQNSSEMLHMSVKHLETYRELARQALDRAIVLDEQPAPIHWSISMEQNSQVDRHQQQSKLDQLAEKLKDDPEKQKQEVDALRETFQQVPRDTHYRNLTTGQKVAATWAYNGARYAMDSEDAPRVMPPTSDLVAVLPGGRNQKLIVELGDQVPDQGVMRVRVRASWLREHDTSNDELHPPSLQLDFGWRASNEGRADMRVSIADQQVTASPDEPQIYEWDVPLGDIYPRNSVRGASKMGAMPSPSEYIRFVNSSVSKEAIQIDHVEVVAPVNDQWPPASHQRIFFASEQRDDERQYAQEILTSFMRRAWRRPPSEAEVQRKLELFTAIRGQCESMEEATSEVLASILSSPNFLYVVRETQTESPNSDSAIDRLTPHELATRLALFLWCSVPDDELLELADNGRLTSADELKAQIDRMLADPKAERFSQQFVHQWLDLQLLDFLNGAETKPKLSPSLKEAMQREPIAFFHEMLQQDESVLHFIHADFAMVNERLAQHYGIPHVHGNHFRRVALPSDPRRGGLLTQAGLLAMNSDGTNSHPLKRGVWLLESILNDPPPPPPPAVPEIDLADPEIAKMTLIERMEDHRNHPACMSCHSKIDPWGIAFENYDAVGRWRNAINGKPVDATATLFNQQELSGVEGLKRYLLEDRQDQFVRAMVHKLATFALGRPLTFADHSSVDQITAKVRQQDDGLATMIQQLVASDLFQSK; encoded by the coding sequence ATGTTCGCCCACCCATTCCGTGCGAATGCGCGTGCACTGTTCGCATTGCTTTGCTGGGCTTGTTTCTCAGGAATCTGCCTGAGGGCGGAAGAGCGTTCGCCCGCTCCTTCCCGGTCCTTGGAAGAAATCAAACAGCACGGCGCGAGTCACTCAAAATACCGGGAACCCAGCACTCGTCCGACCGAGACCCTGGCACCCCAAGCCGACCTGCAGACCTTTCGCGACGTCATCGTCCCGATTTTGGAAGAGTCCTGCCTCGACTGCCATGGCCCCGGCAATGTTGAAGGCAACATCCAAATCGACACGCTCGATCCGAACTTGCTGGAAGGCGACGACGTTGACTGGTGGGTGGAAGTCCTGGCCGTGCTCAACAACGGTGAGATGCCGCCGCCGGACGAACTGGAGATGGACGACGAAGACCGCCGCACGGTTGTCGAGTGGCTGTCGGGCGAAATCCAAGTCGCCTCCACCTTTCGACGTGCCACCAGCGGCCACTCGTCATTCCGCCGCTTGACGCGTTACGAAACCAATCATGCGTTGCAGGATCTTCTCGGGCTGCCTTACGAGTTCGCCAAAGACCTGCCTCCCGAAGCTCACTCGGACGACGGCTTCCAGAACAGCTCCGAAATGCTGCACATGTCCGTCAAGCACTTGGAAACCTATCGCGAACTGGCCCGACAAGCTCTCGACCGAGCCATCGTGCTCGATGAGCAACCCGCTCCAATCCACTGGAGCATCAGCATGGAGCAGAACAGCCAGGTCGACCGGCACCAACAACAATCCAAACTTGATCAACTGGCCGAAAAACTCAAAGACGATCCTGAAAAACAAAAGCAAGAAGTCGACGCGCTTCGCGAAACCTTTCAACAGGTCCCGCGAGACACCCATTACAGGAACCTGACGACCGGGCAAAAGGTCGCGGCAACCTGGGCCTACAACGGTGCTCGCTATGCCATGGATTCCGAAGACGCACCGCGAGTCATGCCGCCCACCTCGGATCTCGTCGCCGTGCTGCCCGGCGGTCGCAATCAAAAGCTGATCGTGGAACTGGGCGACCAAGTCCCCGACCAAGGCGTCATGCGAGTTCGTGTTCGAGCCTCTTGGTTGCGTGAGCACGACACGTCGAACGACGAATTGCACCCGCCCAGTTTGCAACTGGATTTCGGCTGGCGAGCCAGCAACGAAGGCCGCGCGGACATGCGAGTCAGCATCGCTGACCAACAGGTGACCGCCTCGCCAGACGAACCGCAGATCTATGAGTGGGACGTTCCGCTGGGCGACATCTACCCACGCAACTCCGTCCGCGGGGCCTCCAAGATGGGAGCGATGCCCAGCCCTTCGGAGTACATCCGGTTCGTCAACAGCTCGGTTTCCAAAGAAGCCATTCAAATTGACCATGTTGAGGTCGTCGCCCCCGTCAACGATCAGTGGCCACCCGCTTCTCACCAACGCATCTTCTTCGCCAGTGAGCAGCGTGATGATGAACGGCAATACGCTCAAGAAATCCTGACGTCGTTCATGCGACGAGCCTGGCGGCGACCACCCAGTGAAGCGGAGGTGCAACGAAAACTCGAACTGTTCACCGCCATTCGCGGCCAATGTGAATCCATGGAAGAAGCCACCTCGGAAGTGCTGGCTTCGATCCTTTCCTCACCGAACTTTCTGTACGTCGTTCGTGAGACCCAAACCGAGTCCCCCAACTCGGACTCAGCCATCGATCGCTTGACACCTCATGAACTGGCAACGCGACTGGCACTGTTTTTATGGTGCAGTGTCCCAGACGACGAGTTGCTCGAACTCGCCGACAATGGGCGACTGACATCCGCCGATGAACTGAAGGCTCAAATCGACCGAATGCTGGCCGATCCCAAAGCGGAACGCTTCAGCCAGCAATTTGTGCATCAATGGCTCGACCTTCAACTCCTGGACTTCCTCAACGGCGCCGAAACCAAACCGAAACTCAGCCCCTCGCTCAAAGAGGCGATGCAGCGAGAACCGATCGCGTTCTTTCACGAAATGCTGCAGCAGGACGAAAGCGTGCTGCACTTCATCCATGCTGATTTCGCAATGGTCAACGAACGCTTGGCCCAGCACTATGGAATCCCCCACGTCCACGGCAACCACTTTCGCCGAGTCGCACTGCCATCGGATCCTCGACGCGGCGGCTTGCTGACGCAAGCCGGTTTGCTGGCGATGAACTCCGACGGCACCAACTCACACCCACTCAAGCGTGGCGTGTGGTTGCTGGAAAGCATCCTCAACGACCCGCCACCACCACCGCCACCTGCGGTTCCCGAAATCGACCTGGCCGATCCAGAAATCGCCAAGATGACGCTGATCGAACGGATGGAAGACCATCGCAACCATCCCGCCTGCATGTCGTGCCACTCCAAGATTGACCCCTGGGGCATCGCCTTTGAAAACTACGACGCGGTCGGCCGTTGGCGCAACGCCATCAACGGCAAACCTGTCGACGCGACTGCCACGCTGTTCAATCAACAGGAACTCTCCGGCGTCGAAGGCCTCAAACGTTACCTGCTGGAAGATCGCCAGGACCAATTCGTTCGTGCGATGGTGCACAAACTGGCAACCTTCGCCCTCGGGCGTCCGCTCACGTTTGCAGACCACTCCAGCGTCGATCAAATCACCGCAAAAGTTCGCCAACAGGACGATGGCCTGGCCACGATGATTCAGCAATTGGTAGCCAGCGACCTCTTTCAGTCCAAGTGA
- a CDS encoding ImuA family protein, whose protein sequence is MPNSVSTENLSAPRRLTASISVLERVPEQQTFAFWEEPVAPSTVTSITKRRHAAPPLRPPAGKAKRSDHHTPLPSPSGTVGRSDHHTPLHPPAGTVGRSDHHAPLHPPSGRVERSEGRAEQEPTTREALLQKLRRQAEAISDPRVATDSTPRFSTGSSVLDSWLPGGGMRRGTISEWIAETEGGGAGTLSLLAAAQMLGTTGQPPSAAHAHHDGPLIVVDPGGHFYAPAAVACGIPAERIVWCRVTNRRDAVWTLDQALRCGSVAAVWSMLPWNLNDRDARRLQLAAETGQTPGLLVRTASAGRQPSFASVRWHVRSVPAQPEQIVLLPRSRSALPPTNLRRHRDLRVAHVTMPRAKTSVARQAFLAITPDAMLHDLDSRPFLAAHSNMVGATATTDTSTANNHEKAAVHLAAQLARPTSTRREPPPREPQRRAAG, encoded by the coding sequence ATGCCGAACAGCGTTTCCACCGAAAACCTCTCCGCCCCACGCCGCTTGACCGCGTCAATCAGCGTCTTGGAACGAGTTCCCGAACAGCAAACGTTTGCTTTCTGGGAAGAACCAGTGGCTCCTTCCACTGTAACCTCAATCACCAAGCGTCGTCACGCAGCCCCCCCGCTTCGACCTCCCGCTGGGAAAGCCAAGCGAAGCGACCACCACACCCCGCTTCCCTCTCCCTCTGGGACGGTCGGCCGAAGCGACCACCACACCCCACTTCACCCTCCCGCTGGGACGGTCGGCCGAAGCGACCACCACGCCCCACTTCACCCTCCCTCTGGGAGGGTCGAGCGAAGCGAGGGGAGGGCCGAACAGGAACCCACCACTCGCGAGGCGTTGCTGCAAAAACTGCGTCGCCAGGCCGAAGCGATCTCGGATCCGCGTGTCGCGACCGATTCCACGCCGCGATTTTCAACCGGGTCCTCGGTGCTGGATTCTTGGTTGCCCGGGGGCGGGATGCGGCGGGGCACGATCAGCGAATGGATTGCAGAAACGGAAGGCGGCGGGGCTGGCACGCTCTCCTTGCTCGCCGCAGCTCAAATGCTGGGAACGACTGGGCAACCTCCATCAGCGGCCCACGCTCACCACGACGGCCCCCTCATCGTCGTCGATCCCGGCGGTCACTTTTACGCTCCCGCTGCCGTTGCGTGTGGCATCCCCGCGGAACGCATCGTGTGGTGCCGCGTCACGAACCGGCGCGACGCGGTGTGGACGCTTGATCAAGCCCTGCGATGTGGCTCCGTCGCCGCGGTGTGGTCGATGCTGCCCTGGAACCTGAACGACCGAGACGCTCGCCGCCTGCAACTCGCCGCCGAAACCGGGCAGACACCAGGCCTGCTCGTGCGAACCGCTTCCGCGGGCCGGCAGCCATCATTTGCTTCGGTGCGTTGGCACGTGCGATCCGTCCCGGCTCAGCCCGAACAAATCGTTCTGCTTCCCCGCTCACGCTCCGCTCTGCCACCCACCAACCTTCGTCGCCATCGCGATCTTCGAGTGGCTCACGTGACGATGCCTCGCGCGAAAACCAGCGTGGCTCGGCAAGCCTTCTTGGCGATCACCCCCGACGCGATGCTGCACGACTTGGATTCACGGCCCTTCCTCGCTGCCCACTCGAACATGGTCGGTGCCACCGCGACCACTGACACATCCACGGCAAACAATCATGAAAAGGCTGCTGTGCATTTGGCTGCCCAACTGGCCCGTCCAACGTCGACGCGCCGCGAGCCTCCTCCGCGAGAACCCCAACGCCGCGCCGCCGGATAA
- a CDS encoding DUF58 domain-containing protein, with translation MFLKALRWCNPIGWWLALRRSLTGGSVTLLLIGIVSMNIVWGYPWMGMFASCFAMFVVGWGINRVMSPRLKATLDVPLAVRAGEEFVARVSLIHQGRLPALSLSVGLDPNRRKSSRGDLQITVDAAAKQWIPEIAPGETATTNQSLTFLRRGVHVMPPVRVESLFPFHLFRSTQWIDSGESMVITPRRLDWDSDISWQAIHTSLRGLAVGLSQGDHQHYVGSREYRAGMPVRRWDFASWARLGKPILREFNSAAKQTVTVFIDTTPGEADTRAIFASRWRRLSADEDVSLERLLSIASAGLETLVGANVQVRLVVPWQAPSVIQSQERNGNLRSVLCEGASDPTPLLMALAEAEAVDEATAQEVLQAMPQAGGTFHGVVFSRRGSDDVDLSGLPDLMWLNINSEPQEAFGNVPVFNTIQPPTETLA, from the coding sequence ATGTTTTTGAAAGCTCTGCGGTGGTGCAACCCCATTGGCTGGTGGCTGGCGCTGCGTCGGAGTTTGACAGGCGGTTCAGTGACCCTGTTGTTGATTGGCATCGTGTCGATGAACATTGTTTGGGGCTATCCCTGGATGGGGATGTTCGCCAGTTGCTTCGCCATGTTTGTGGTTGGTTGGGGAATCAACCGAGTCATGTCGCCACGTTTGAAAGCGACATTGGATGTGCCCTTGGCGGTTCGAGCGGGGGAGGAATTTGTGGCACGTGTCTCACTGATTCATCAAGGTCGGTTGCCGGCGTTGAGCTTGTCGGTGGGATTGGACCCCAACCGCCGAAAGAGCAGTCGAGGAGACCTTCAGATCACCGTGGATGCTGCTGCAAAGCAGTGGATTCCCGAGATCGCTCCTGGTGAGACCGCAACGACGAACCAATCGTTGACCTTCCTGCGGCGAGGGGTGCATGTGATGCCGCCTGTCCGTGTGGAGTCGTTGTTTCCGTTCCACTTGTTTCGATCAACGCAATGGATCGACAGCGGGGAGTCGATGGTGATCACGCCCCGGCGACTTGATTGGGACAGCGACATTTCGTGGCAAGCCATCCACACCAGCCTTCGAGGGTTGGCCGTTGGTTTGTCGCAAGGTGATCACCAGCACTACGTTGGCAGTCGCGAGTACCGAGCGGGGATGCCGGTTCGGCGATGGGACTTTGCGTCCTGGGCTCGATTGGGCAAACCCATTTTGCGAGAGTTCAATTCGGCGGCCAAGCAGACGGTCACAGTCTTCATTGACACCACGCCAGGCGAAGCGGATACCCGTGCCATCTTCGCTTCGCGTTGGCGGCGATTGTCCGCCGACGAAGACGTTTCGCTGGAACGATTGCTGTCGATCGCTTCGGCTGGGTTGGAAACCTTGGTGGGAGCCAACGTGCAAGTGCGTCTGGTCGTTCCCTGGCAGGCTCCTTCGGTGATTCAAAGTCAGGAACGCAACGGGAATTTGCGTTCGGTTTTGTGCGAAGGGGCATCCGACCCGACGCCGCTGTTGATGGCTTTGGCGGAAGCCGAGGCGGTTGATGAAGCAACCGCGCAAGAGGTTTTGCAGGCCATGCCGCAGGCGGGCGGAACCTTCCACGGCGTCGTGTTTTCTCGCCGAGGAAGCGATGACGTGGATCTTTCTGGGCTGCCGGATTTGATGTGGTTGAATATCAATTCAGAACCGCAGGAAGCGTTTGGCAATGTCCCTGTTTTCAACACCATTCAACCGCCCACGGAGACTCTCGCATGA